In a genomic window of Staphylococcus taiwanensis:
- a CDS encoding APC family permease has protein sequence MNKESKNQNIDRGDLKQNLSEKFVWAIAYGSCIGWGAFILPGDWIKQSGPIASSIGIVIGALLMILIAVSYGALVEKFPVSGGAFAFSYLSFGRYVSFFSSWFLTFGYVCVVALNATAFSLLVKFLLPDLLNNGKLYTVAGWDVYITEIIIASVLLLVFMLVAIRGASVSGSLQYYFCVAMVIVVLLMFFGSFFGNNFDFNNLQPLANPGKGWFTSIIMIVAVAPWAYVGFDNIPQTAEEFNFSPNKTFKLIVYSLLAASLTYVVMILYTGWLSTNSASLNGNLWVTGAETQTAFGYIGLAVLAIAIIMGIFTGLNGFLMSASRLLFSMGRSGIMPKVFSKLHPKYKTPYVAIIFLVAVTLIAPWLGRTALTWIVNMSSTGVSIAYFVTCLSAAKLFSYNKNSNTYGPVYKTFAILGSIVSFIFLLLLLVPGSPASLSMPSYIALGGWLIIGLIFFVIRYPKLKKMDSDELSRLILNHSENEVEDMIEDTNKK, from the coding sequence ATGAATAAAGAAAGTAAAAATCAGAATATAGATAGAGGAGATTTAAAGCAAAACCTCTCTGAGAAATTTGTATGGGCTATCGCTTATGGTTCATGTATTGGTTGGGGTGCTTTTATCTTACCGGGAGATTGGATTAAACAATCAGGTCCAATTGCTTCATCTATCGGTATCGTCATTGGGGCATTGCTAATGATCCTAATTGCGGTAAGTTATGGTGCGTTAGTTGAAAAGTTTCCAGTATCTGGTGGCGCATTTGCTTTTAGTTATTTAAGTTTTGGTAGATATGTAAGTTTCTTCTCATCATGGTTCTTAACGTTTGGGTATGTCTGTGTTGTAGCATTAAATGCAACAGCCTTTAGTCTTTTAGTTAAATTCTTATTACCTGATTTGTTAAATAACGGCAAACTGTATACCGTTGCTGGATGGGATGTGTACATAACAGAGATTATCATTGCTTCAGTGTTATTACTTGTATTTATGCTTGTAGCTATTCGAGGTGCAAGTGTTTCGGGTTCATTGCAATATTATTTCTGTGTGGCAATGGTTATTGTTGTGCTACTCATGTTCTTCGGTTCATTCTTTGGTAATAACTTTGATTTTAATAACTTACAACCATTAGCTAATCCTGGAAAAGGATGGTTTACATCAATCATTATGATTGTAGCAGTTGCACCGTGGGCATATGTTGGTTTTGACAATATTCCACAAACTGCTGAAGAATTTAACTTTTCACCAAATAAGACTTTCAAATTAATCGTCTATAGTTTACTCGCAGCATCATTAACATATGTTGTAATGATTCTGTATACTGGTTGGTTAAGTACAAATAGTGCAAGTCTTAATGGTAACTTATGGGTTACTGGTGCTGAAACGCAAACCGCGTTTGGGTATATCGGTTTAGCTGTGTTAGCAATCGCAATTATTATGGGAATCTTCACTGGTTTAAATGGATTCTTAATGAGTGCGAGTCGTCTATTATTTTCAATGGGACGTTCAGGTATTATGCCGAAAGTATTTAGTAAGCTACACCCTAAATACAAAACACCGTATGTAGCTATTATCTTCTTGGTAGCAGTTACACTGATTGCACCATGGTTAGGACGTACGGCTTTAACTTGGATCGTAAATATGTCATCAACTGGCGTTTCTATTGCTTATTTTGTTACTTGTTTATCAGCTGCAAAATTGTTTAGCTACAATAAAAACAGTAATACTTATGGTCCAGTGTATAAGACATTTGCGATTTTAGGGTCAATTGTATCATTTATTTTCCTATTATTATTGTTAGTGCCTGGATCACCAGCTTCACTTTCAATGCCATCATATATTGCGTTAGGTGGCTGGTTAATTATTGGTCTAATTTTCTTTGTCATTCGTTATCCTAAGTTGAAGAAGATGGATAGTGATGAATTAAGTCGCTTGATTTTAAATCATTCTGAAAATGAAGTAGAAGACATGATTGAGGATACTAATAAAAAATAG
- the mvaD gene encoding diphosphomevalonate decarboxylase, whose amino-acid sequence MKKSGKARAHTNIALIKYWGKADEELIIPMNNSLSVTLERFYTETRVTFDDTLIADQLILNGEEVDAKESAKIQRYMDMIRKEASVTEYARIESENFVPTAAGLASSASAYAALAGACNEALQLGLSDKDLSRLARRGSGSASRSIYGGFAEWKKGHDDETSYAHHIDANGWEEDLAMIFVVINNKSKKVSSRSGMSLTRDTSRFYQYWLDHVDADLKETKEAIANKDFKRMGEVIEANGLRMHATNLGAQPPFTYLVPESYDAMRIVNECREAGLPCYFTMDAGPNVKVLIEKKNQQAIVDKFLQEFDQTKIITSDITQSGVEIIK is encoded by the coding sequence TTGAAAAAGAGTGGTAAAGCACGTGCACATACGAATATTGCGCTGATTAAATATTGGGGTAAGGCTGATGAGGAATTAATTATTCCAATGAATAATAGTTTGTCAGTCACATTAGAACGTTTTTACACGGAAACACGTGTAACATTTGATGACACCTTAATCGCTGATCAGTTAATCCTTAACGGTGAAGAGGTTGATGCGAAAGAGAGTGCTAAAATTCAACGTTATATGGATATGATTCGTAAAGAAGCAAGCGTTACAGAATATGCGCGAATTGAAAGCGAGAATTTTGTTCCGACTGCTGCTGGGTTAGCTTCTTCTGCAAGTGCTTATGCAGCATTAGCTGGTGCGTGTAATGAAGCTCTACAACTTGGTTTATCAGATAAAGATTTATCACGTTTAGCCCGTCGTGGTTCAGGTTCGGCCTCACGTAGTATTTATGGTGGATTTGCTGAATGGAAAAAGGGTCATGACGATGAAACGTCATATGCTCATCATATTGACGCAAATGGCTGGGAAGAAGACTTAGCCATGATTTTTGTTGTCATAAATAATAAATCTAAAAAAGTATCAAGTCGCTCAGGGATGTCATTGACCCGTGACACATCACGTTTTTATCAATATTGGTTAGATCACGTGGATGCTGATTTAAAAGAAACGAAAGAAGCGATAGCAAACAAGGATTTCAAACGTATGGGCGAAGTGATTGAAGCTAACGGCTTACGTATGCATGCGACTAATTTAGGAGCACAACCACCATTTACATATTTAGTACCAGAAAGTTATGATGCCATGCGTATTGTAAACGAATGTAGAGAAGCTGGGTTACCTTGTTACTTTACAATGGATGCTGGTCCTAATGTTAAAGTACTCATTGAAAAGAAAAACCAACAAGCAATTGTAGATAAATTTTTACAAGAATTTGATCAAACAAAAATCATCACAAGTGATATCACACAATCAGGAGTCGAAATTATTAAGTAA
- the pta gene encoding phosphate acetyltransferase — translation MSSLLDVLQEKLSGKNVRIVLPEGEDERVLTAATQLQATDYVTPVVLGDYDKINLLAKDKGLDVSNIEVINPSTSELKPELVKSFVERRKGKATEEQAEELLNNVNYFGTMLVYAGHADGLVSGAAHSTGDTVRPALQIIKTKPGVSKTSGIFFMIKDDQQYVFGDCAINPTLESSDLAEIAVESAKSAKSFGMDPRVAMLSFSTKGSAKSDDVDKVANAVKLAQEKVESEGLKDVVIDGEFQFDAAIVPSVAEKKAPGAKIQGDANVFVFPSLEAGNIGYKIAQRLGGFDAVGPVLQGLNSPVNDLSRGCSTEDVYKLSIITAAQTLQ, via the coding sequence ATGTCTAGTTTATTAGATGTATTACAAGAAAAACTTTCAGGAAAAAATGTTAGAATCGTATTACCTGAGGGTGAAGATGAACGTGTATTAACAGCTGCTACACAATTACAAGCAACTGACTATGTAACACCTGTCGTTTTAGGTGATTATGACAAAATCAACTTATTAGCAAAAGACAAAGGATTAGATGTTTCAAATATTGAAGTCATCAATCCATCTACAAGTGAATTAAAACCAGAATTAGTGAAATCATTCGTTGAACGTCGTAAAGGTAAAGCGACTGAAGAACAAGCTGAAGAATTATTAAATAACGTTAACTATTTCGGTACGATGTTAGTTTACGCTGGTCATGCTGATGGATTAGTAAGTGGTGCTGCACATTCAACTGGAGATACTGTTCGCCCTGCATTACAAATTATTAAAACAAAACCAGGTGTATCTAAAACTTCTGGTATCTTCTTTATGATTAAAGATGATCAACAATATGTGTTTGGTGATTGTGCGATTAATCCAACATTAGAATCTTCAGATTTAGCAGAAATCGCAGTTGAAAGTGCGAAATCAGCTAAAAGCTTTGGCATGGACCCTCGCGTTGCAATGTTAAGCTTCTCAACTAAAGGTTCAGCGAAATCAGACGATGTTGATAAAGTTGCGAATGCAGTAAAATTAGCTCAAGAAAAAGTAGAATCTGAAGGCTTAAAAGATGTAGTTATCGATGGTGAATTCCAATTCGATGCTGCAATTGTGCCATCTGTAGCTGAGAAAAAAGCACCAGGTGCTAAAATTCAAGGCGATGCAAATGTTTTTGTATTCCCAAGTTTAGAAGCTGGTAACATTGGTTACAAAATTGCACAACGTTTAGGTGGATTTGATGCAGTTGGTCCTGTATTGCAAGGTTTAAATTCACCAGTTAATGACTTATCACGTGGTTGCTCAACTGAAGACGTTTATAAATTATCAATTATTACAGCAGCTCAAACATTACAATAA
- a CDS encoding heme-dependent peroxidase codes for MSEAAETLDGWYSLHLFYAVDWATFRLVPEDEREAMINEFKTFINDKAGAREQQAGDYALYNITGQKADILLWYLRPEMKELNEIENELNKLRIADFFIQTYSYVSVIELGNYLAGKSDEDPYQNPHVRARLYPELPRTEYICFYPMDKRRNETYNWYMLPMEERKKLMYNHGMIGRQYAGKIKQFITGSVGFDDYEWGVTLFADDVLQFKKIVYEMRFDETTARYGDFGGFYIGHILETDHFDQFFAI; via the coding sequence ATGAGTGAAGCAGCCGAAACATTAGATGGTTGGTACAGTCTTCATTTATTTTATGCTGTAGATTGGGCAACATTTAGACTAGTGCCTGAAGATGAGCGTGAAGCAATGATTAATGAATTTAAAACATTTATTAATGATAAAGCAGGTGCTAGAGAACAACAAGCTGGTGACTATGCGTTATATAACATTACTGGTCAAAAAGCTGACATCTTATTATGGTACTTACGTCCAGAAATGAAAGAATTAAATGAAATCGAAAATGAGTTAAATAAACTACGTATTGCCGATTTCTTTATTCAAACTTACTCATATGTATCAGTGATTGAATTAGGAAATTACTTAGCTGGCAAATCTGACGAAGATCCATATCAAAATCCACATGTAAGAGCGAGATTATATCCTGAGCTGCCAAGAACAGAATATATTTGCTTCTATCCAATGGATAAACGCCGTAATGAAACATATAACTGGTATATGCTACCAATGGAAGAACGTAAAAAATTAATGTATAACCATGGCATGATTGGTCGTCAATATGCTGGAAAAATCAAACAATTCATTACAGGGTCTGTTGGTTTTGATGATTATGAATGGGGCGTAACTTTATTTGCAGATGACGTCTTACAATTCAAAAAAATCGTTTACGAAATGCGTTTTGACGAAACAACTGCACGCTATGGTGACTTTGGTGGTTTCTATATCGGACATATCTTAGAAACTGACCATTTCGATCAGTTCTTCGCAATTTAA
- a CDS encoding threonine/serine exporter family protein: protein MFWILNLVFSYTASLFFCVIFDAPRRLYLSCGFVGACGWMVYILFYQGLSVHTIYSSFFGSFALGLISHYMARTKKEPAIIFMVPGIIPLVPGGLAFDATKNLVLLEFGKAINTMLEVTLIAGAIALGLLFADQISKIILSGFARTRKRI from the coding sequence ATGTTTTGGATATTAAATTTAGTATTTAGTTATACCGCGTCACTTTTTTTCTGCGTGATATTTGATGCTCCTAGAAGACTATACTTATCTTGTGGTTTTGTAGGTGCGTGTGGCTGGATGGTATACATTTTGTTTTATCAAGGGCTTAGTGTACATACAATCTATTCAAGTTTCTTTGGTAGTTTTGCTTTAGGTCTTATCAGCCACTATATGGCTCGTACTAAAAAAGAACCTGCCATCATCTTTATGGTACCTGGAATTATTCCACTAGTTCCAGGAGGCTTAGCCTTTGATGCAACTAAAAATTTAGTGTTATTAGAATTTGGCAAAGCGATCAACACAATGCTTGAAGTAACGCTTATCGCTGGTGCCATTGCACTTGGTTTACTATTCGCAGACCAAATTTCTAAAATTATACTATCCGGTTTTGCCAGAACTCGAAAACGTATATAA
- a CDS encoding threonine/serine exporter ThrE family protein, which produces MDNTQIHENEDEKLIKDVVMMAGRILLESGAEGTRVEDTMTRIARKLGYSESNSFVTNTVIQFTLHNESYPRIFRINSRDTNLIKISQTNEISRLITKGEITLEDAKVKLENIYVAKRDSSLLFKGIAAAIIAISFLYLQDGKLVDVITALLAGGLGYLVVEILDRKLHAQFIPEFIGSLVIGIISVFGHSLVPSGDLATIIIASVMPIVPGVLITNAIQDLFGGHMLMFTTKSLEALVTSFGIGAGVGSILILV; this is translated from the coding sequence ATGGATAATACACAAATACATGAAAATGAAGATGAAAAATTAATTAAAGACGTTGTCATGATGGCTGGTCGTATCTTACTTGAATCCGGTGCTGAAGGCACACGTGTTGAAGATACAATGACGCGTATCGCTCGTAAATTAGGCTATTCTGAGAGCAATAGCTTTGTTACAAATACTGTTATACAATTCACGCTACACAACGAATCATATCCACGAATTTTCAGAATTAATTCTCGTGATACTAATCTTATTAAAATCTCTCAAACGAATGAAATCTCACGTTTAATCACTAAAGGCGAAATTACACTTGAAGATGCTAAAGTGAAACTTGAAAATATTTATGTCGCTAAACGAGACAGTAGTTTATTGTTTAAAGGCATTGCCGCAGCAATTATCGCGATAAGCTTCCTTTATTTACAAGATGGCAAACTTGTCGATGTGATAACTGCCTTATTAGCTGGCGGACTGGGTTATTTAGTAGTAGAAATACTTGATCGTAAATTACACGCACAGTTTATACCAGAATTCATTGGATCACTTGTTATTGGTATCATTTCAGTCTTTGGACACTCACTCGTTCCAAGTGGTGATTTAGCAACTATTATTATCGCATCCGTTATGCCTATCGTCCCCGGGGTACTAATTACTAATGCTATTCAAGATTTATTCGGTGGTCACATGCTTATGTTTACGACGAAATCGTTGGAAGCCCTCGTAACTTCCTTTGGTATAGGTGCAGGCGTAGGTTCAATATTAATTTTAGTTTAG
- a CDS encoding lipoate--protein ligase family protein, with translation MDLASKYFNDIDWRYVDHSSGLAPMQSFAFDDTFSESVGKDLSCNVVRTWIHQHTVILGIHDSRLPFLKDGIRYLTDEIGYNAIVRNSGGLGVVLDQGVLNISLIFKGQTETTIDEAFTVMYLLICKMFENEDVEIDTREIEHSYCPGKFDLSIDGKKFAGISQRRVRGGIAVQIYLCVEGSGSERAEMMRVFYERALKGETTKFKYPDIQPECMASLETLFGREIKVQDVMFQLLHAIKDLGGNLNMDPITEDEWTRYEGYFDKMIERNEKMNHSMNEK, from the coding sequence ATGGACTTAGCAAGTAAATATTTTAATGATATTGATTGGCGCTATGTTGACCATTCTTCTGGTTTAGCGCCAATGCAATCATTTGCTTTTGATGACACGTTTTCAGAAAGTGTAGGTAAAGATTTGTCTTGTAACGTAGTTAGAACATGGATACATCAGCATACAGTAATTCTTGGTATTCATGATTCTCGCTTACCATTTCTTAAAGATGGTATTCGCTATTTAACTGATGAAATTGGTTATAATGCCATTGTGAGAAATTCAGGTGGCCTTGGCGTCGTGTTGGACCAAGGGGTATTGAATATTTCGCTTATCTTTAAAGGTCAAACTGAAACGACGATTGATGAGGCATTTACAGTGATGTACTTATTAATTTGTAAAATGTTCGAAAATGAAGACGTAGAGATTGATACGCGAGAAATTGAGCACTCATATTGCCCGGGAAAATTCGACTTAAGTATAGACGGTAAGAAATTTGCCGGCATTTCACAACGTCGTGTTCGTGGTGGCATTGCTGTACAAATATATTTATGTGTTGAAGGCTCAGGTTCAGAACGTGCAGAGATGATGCGTGTCTTTTATGAACGTGCGCTTAAAGGTGAGACAACAAAATTTAAATATCCAGATATACAACCTGAATGCATGGCATCATTGGAAACACTGTTTGGGCGTGAAATCAAAGTACAAGACGTCATGTTCCAATTATTACATGCGATTAAAGATTTAGGTGGAAATCTTAATATGGATCCAATCACAGAAGATGAATGGACGCGTTATGAAGGTTATTTCGATAAAATGATTGAGCGCAATGAAAAAATGAATCATTCTATGAATGAAAAGTAA
- the mvk gene encoding mevalonate kinase → MVQRGYGESNGKIILIGEHAVTFGQPAIAIPFTSGKVKVLIESLEKGNYSAIESDVYDGPLYDAPEHLKSLVSHFVESKQVEEPLLVKIQANLPPSRGLGSSAAVAVAFIRASYDYLGLPLTDKELLENADSAERIAHGKPSGIDTKTIVTNQPVWYQKGEVEILKTLNLDGYMVVIDTGVKGSTKQAVEDVHQLCDNDEQYMQIIDHIGSLVYSASEAIEHHSFDELADIFNQCQDDLRTLTVSHDKIEMLLKLGEENGSVAGKLTGGGRGGSMLILAKELQTAKNIVAAAEKAGAQHTWIEKLGG, encoded by the coding sequence ATGGTACAACGTGGCTATGGGGAGTCTAACGGTAAAATAATATTAATTGGAGAGCATGCGGTGACATTCGGACAACCAGCGATTGCTATTCCATTCACTTCAGGAAAAGTTAAAGTCTTAATTGAAAGTCTAGAAAAAGGTAATTATTCAGCTATTGAAAGTGATGTTTATGACGGTCCATTGTATGATGCACCAGAGCATTTAAAATCACTTGTAAGTCATTTTGTTGAAAGTAAACAAGTAGAAGAACCACTACTCGTAAAAATTCAGGCAAACTTACCACCTTCACGCGGACTAGGTTCAAGCGCAGCAGTGGCAGTAGCGTTTATTCGAGCAAGTTATGATTATTTAGGTTTACCATTGACTGATAAAGAATTATTGGAAAATGCTGACTCTGCAGAACGCATTGCACATGGTAAACCAAGTGGTATCGATACGAAGACGATTGTTACGAACCAACCTGTGTGGTATCAAAAGGGCGAAGTAGAAATATTGAAAACCTTAAATTTAGATGGCTATATGGTCGTGATCGATACAGGTGTTAAAGGTTCAACTAAGCAAGCTGTGGAGGACGTTCATCAACTATGTGATAATGATGAACAATACATGCAAATTATTGACCACATTGGTTCATTAGTATATTCAGCGAGTGAAGCAATTGAACATCATAGTTTTGATGAATTGGCTGATATTTTTAATCAATGTCAGGATGACTTAAGAACGTTGACTGTAAGTCATGACAAGATTGAAATGCTACTTAAATTAGGCGAAGAGAATGGCTCAGTTGCCGGTAAATTGACTGGTGGTGGCCGTGGCGGTAGCATGCTTATTTTGGCTAAAGAATTGCAAACTGCTAAGAATATTGTAGCTGCAGCTGAAAAGGCCGGTGCCCAACATACATGGATTGAGAAGTTAGGAGGATAA